From one Alphaproteobacteria bacterium genomic stretch:
- a CDS encoding carboxypeptidase regulatory-like domain-containing protein: MADNTQELSSTSASSLGVIQGRLFLDLDGSNGEWNADLGRWDSGISGQLVQLLDEWGNVVAETYTTAGGTYRFEMPPGDYFVRFAEIDTYTFSEKDSVANLLVDSDAYSSGLTDVIHLEAGQVYGHIDVGYVPTAEVGAISGRFFYDANGNARDDGDAGVAGATVQAYANFGSGWVVAAETITDADGNYTLEGLVAHQDYRVRFHNQTGETFVATSVGDDLNDSDVNQTFGEFGQVNSISLGAGEHVTNVDAGVNSALHGTIQGRVFVDADGNNIDNGDAGIAGATVQLYAYSAGYWFVLRETTTDADGGYRFGGLHASNDYRVRVTDHTGEGFVAANVGGNDAIDSDAAQLFGRFGQSGAVAVGTGQTVSDVDFGLRANADGFEYRVLQAGDHVDQEVRSLGGELIVNGGFENHAHAGAIGWWNYGGVTGTALPGWQVANDAKWIELQTGNYNTGNTVGNAIVELDATSGAVEGIQQTFMVVETGTYQVAYDYGVRAYNSVDEPWWLDAESNSFLVYVDDEIVQVTGTGTDSNFDRGFQHRSFDLHLTAGTHTIRFTESGYDSGKSDNGLGAMLDNVSVRQVNMTYDTGVLTGTYYYDGDQDGQRDDGEAGLGGRTVSLLHADNSQVLDADGHAVTATTRADGGYSFHDLAAGDYRVASDGGLSATARVTAGVETSGVDTGTIGATTDVTITVCENETFVRDFDTNCELVSEDVYFMVDQPICARVGQTGFDEDQVNHWNNATTTAVPYYVFLEQPAETDLTFTVRLTVDPNDLPSGPTTYDGAAYLTDQANEINAPRYEEMQVTVKAGQTQSDAFFIGTESSALNFVFGVVIDEIYNHDLDQACERVSVVATTPVAIDLNHDGQIGVTGATSSADKTGLTIGQTVLFDMNADGVAERIEWFDGSGDGILIDNRDGNALAHMDGSRLFGDDNGAYTDGYAKLRAQFDANHDGVVSGAELNGLALWVDDGDAVVEVGELQSLQSYRITEISGQVSYETDAGGREIVRSTVSQDFEATGSVTYQLEGPDAALFTVDENGVVNFKTAPDYENPQDQGKDNVYEVTLVRLTDDPTCEPARENLRIEICDKPSLGDTVWYDTNQNGLQDIGEHGAAGVTVKLLDAASGAVLATKVTDANGHYLFEDLDPGAYKVMFVAPGGYAFTTKAPYGPELANTDSDAHANGMTDTIYLTEGEVQLNIDAGLVDPGTASLGDTVWYDTNKDGLLNNGEQGAGGVTVELINSANGSLVATTITDAAGHYLFDNLKAGIYQVEFVTPNGYALTTQSPLAPDAANNDSDAAASNLTGVVSLSIGEAQRNIDAGLVDTGTASLGDTVWFDANKDGVRNAGEQGAAGLTVSLIDAGTGAALATTVTNANGQYLFDHLDAGNYQVRFTTADGYAFTTASATAPDAVNNDSDARAGGLTGVISLAAGEAERDVDAGLVDTGTASLGDTVWFDANKDGVRNAGEQGAAGLTVSLIDAGTGAVLASTATDAAGQYLFDHLDAGNYQVRFTTADGYAFTTASAAAPDAVNNDSDARAAADARRRQLRWRRTASLGDTVCLPPTSAGLTDRRVLRTVKRRPVSRPSRRRQLRAAWSFTTARRRRMRSTMTATPARGGLTGVISLGRTRCGCHRHASLGDTVWFDANKDGVRNAGEQGAAGLTVSLIDAGTGAVLASTATDAAGQYLFDHLDAGNYQVRFTTADGYAFTTASAAAPDAVNNDSDARAGGLTGVISLAAGQAERDVDAGLVQLNAAPVAMDDADQTCADTPVTVDVLANDTDADGNSLTITSVDGQSIADGQTVTASDGVQITLSGGELVFDATGTAYEDALVGTDTGASYAYTVSDGLGGVDSATVDITFHGTTNTLGTIETSLPTSGTLVLSEDRTYGGSLFDVTLSNTGDARFDGVTFESADCLALFEPIDVGVDVPYDFYLAAEGSVPTGILGHPENLDLINWILNQDFASMDNGDGTGQTYTEAEVQGAIWGLTDDFVFVSSGLGTQANAQEIHDLAVANGEGYAAGAGDLVGLVLDPTPEAEANGNVQPLIIGVPFDDLAQDCHTV; this comes from the coding sequence ATGGCCGACAACACCCAAGAGCTTTCGAGCACTTCCGCCTCCTCCCTCGGTGTGATCCAGGGGCGCCTGTTTTTGGATCTCGACGGCAGCAACGGCGAATGGAACGCAGACCTGGGCCGTTGGGACTCCGGGATTTCCGGCCAGCTCGTGCAATTGCTGGACGAGTGGGGCAATGTTGTCGCCGAGACCTATACCACGGCCGGTGGCACTTACCGTTTTGAAATGCCGCCCGGCGACTATTTCGTCCGGTTCGCCGAAATCGACACCTATACCTTCTCCGAGAAGGATAGCGTTGCGAACCTCCTGGTGGATTCCGACGCGTATTCGAGCGGCCTGACCGACGTCATTCACCTGGAAGCCGGCCAGGTCTACGGCCATATCGACGTCGGCTATGTGCCAACGGCCGAGGTCGGGGCGATTTCCGGCCGGTTCTTCTATGACGCCAATGGCAACGCCCGCGACGACGGCGATGCCGGGGTCGCCGGCGCCACCGTCCAGGCCTACGCGAATTTCGGGTCCGGCTGGGTGGTCGCCGCGGAGACAATCACCGACGCCGACGGCAACTACACGCTGGAAGGTCTGGTCGCGCATCAGGACTACCGCGTGCGTTTTCACAACCAAACCGGCGAGACGTTCGTGGCGACGAGTGTCGGTGACGACCTCAACGACAGCGATGTCAACCAGACGTTCGGCGAATTCGGCCAAGTGAACTCTATCAGCCTGGGGGCCGGCGAACATGTCACCAATGTCGATGCGGGCGTAAACTCGGCCCTCCACGGCACGATCCAGGGTCGCGTCTTCGTCGACGCCGACGGCAACAATATCGACAACGGCGACGCCGGAATCGCCGGAGCCACCGTGCAACTCTACGCCTATTCCGCCGGCTACTGGTTCGTGCTTCGGGAAACGACGACGGATGCGGACGGCGGCTACCGGTTCGGCGGCCTGCACGCCAGCAACGATTACCGGGTGCGGGTCACGGATCACACTGGCGAGGGCTTCGTCGCCGCCAATGTCGGCGGCAACGACGCCATCGACAGCGATGCGGCCCAGCTCTTCGGCCGCTTCGGGCAGAGCGGTGCGGTGGCCGTCGGCACGGGCCAGACCGTCAGCGATGTCGATTTCGGCCTGCGGGCCAATGCCGACGGCTTCGAATACCGGGTGTTGCAGGCCGGCGACCATGTCGACCAGGAGGTCCGCAGCCTCGGCGGCGAATTGATCGTCAATGGCGGCTTTGAAAACCATGCCCATGCCGGCGCGATCGGCTGGTGGAATTATGGCGGCGTGACCGGCACGGCGCTGCCGGGCTGGCAAGTCGCCAACGACGCCAAATGGATCGAGTTGCAAACCGGCAACTACAACACCGGCAATACGGTCGGCAACGCGATCGTCGAGCTGGATGCGACCTCTGGTGCCGTGGAAGGCATTCAGCAAACCTTCATGGTCGTCGAGACCGGCACCTATCAGGTCGCCTACGACTACGGGGTTCGCGCCTACAATTCCGTCGACGAGCCCTGGTGGCTCGATGCCGAGAGCAATTCCTTCCTGGTTTACGTCGACGACGAGATCGTGCAGGTCACCGGCACCGGTACCGACAGCAATTTCGACCGCGGCTTCCAGCATCGCAGTTTCGACCTTCACCTGACCGCCGGCACCCACACGATCCGCTTCACCGAAAGCGGCTATGACTCCGGCAAGTCCGACAACGGCCTCGGCGCCATGCTGGACAATGTGTCCGTGCGCCAGGTCAACATGACCTATGACACCGGCGTTCTGACCGGCACCTATTATTACGATGGCGACCAGGATGGGCAGCGGGACGACGGCGAGGCCGGCCTGGGCGGTCGCACCGTTTCCTTGCTGCACGCCGACAACAGCCAGGTGCTCGACGCCGACGGCCACGCCGTCACCGCAACCACTCGCGCCGATGGCGGCTATTCGTTCCACGACCTGGCTGCCGGCGATTATCGCGTTGCCTCGGATGGCGGCCTCAGCGCCACCGCCCGGGTGACGGCCGGGGTGGAAACCTCGGGCGTGGATACCGGCACGATCGGCGCGACGACCGATGTGACGATCACGGTCTGCGAAAACGAAACCTTCGTGCGGGATTTCGACACCAACTGCGAGTTGGTCAGCGAAGACGTCTATTTCATGGTCGACCAGCCGATCTGCGCCCGGGTGGGCCAGACCGGCTTCGACGAAGACCAAGTGAACCACTGGAACAATGCGACGACGACCGCCGTTCCCTATTACGTTTTTCTGGAACAACCCGCCGAGACCGATCTGACATTCACGGTCCGCCTGACCGTCGATCCGAACGACCTGCCCAGCGGCCCCACCACCTATGACGGCGCGGCCTATCTGACCGACCAGGCGAACGAAATCAATGCGCCTCGCTATGAGGAGATGCAAGTCACGGTAAAGGCCGGGCAAACCCAGTCCGACGCCTTCTTCATCGGCACCGAGTCTTCGGCCCTGAACTTCGTGTTCGGGGTGGTGATCGACGAGATCTACAATCACGATCTGGACCAGGCTTGCGAGCGCGTCAGCGTGGTCGCGACGACGCCGGTGGCAATCGATCTGAACCATGACGGCCAGATCGGCGTGACCGGCGCGACGTCATCGGCCGACAAGACCGGCCTGACCATCGGCCAGACCGTTCTGTTCGACATGAACGCCGACGGCGTGGCCGAGCGGATCGAATGGTTCGACGGCTCCGGCGACGGCATCCTGATCGACAACCGCGACGGCAACGCGCTTGCCCACATGGACGGCTCGCGCCTGTTCGGCGACGACAACGGCGCCTACACGGACGGCTATGCCAAGCTCCGGGCCCAGTTCGACGCCAATCATGACGGCGTGGTCTCCGGGGCGGAACTGAACGGGCTGGCGCTCTGGGTCGACGATGGCGACGCGGTGGTCGAGGTCGGCGAACTGCAAAGCCTGCAATCCTACAGAATTACCGAGATTTCCGGCCAGGTCAGCTACGAGACCGACGCGGGCGGACGCGAGATCGTGCGCTCCACCGTCTCCCAGGATTTCGAGGCGACCGGCAGCGTGACCTACCAGCTGGAAGGCCCGGATGCGGCGCTGTTCACGGTCGACGAAAACGGCGTGGTGAATTTCAAGACCGCGCCGGACTACGAGAATCCGCAGGATCAGGGCAAGGACAATGTCTACGAGGTCACGCTGGTCCGCCTGACCGACGATCCAACCTGCGAACCCGCCCGGGAAAACCTGCGGATCGAGATCTGCGACAAGCCCTCGCTGGGCGACACGGTCTGGTACGATACCAATCAGAACGGCCTGCAGGACATCGGCGAGCACGGCGCCGCCGGCGTGACCGTCAAGCTGCTGGACGCGGCTTCGGGTGCGGTCTTGGCGACCAAGGTGACGGACGCGAACGGCCATTACCTGTTCGAGGATCTGGACCCCGGCGCCTATAAGGTGATGTTCGTTGCGCCCGGCGGCTATGCGTTCACCACCAAGGCGCCGTACGGACCGGAACTCGCGAACACCGACTCGGATGCTCATGCGAACGGCATGACCGACACGATTTACCTGACCGAAGGCGAGGTCCAACTGAACATCGACGCGGGCCTGGTCGATCCGGGCACGGCCTCGCTGGGCGATACCGTCTGGTACGACACGAACAAGGATGGCCTGCTGAACAATGGCGAACAGGGCGCCGGGGGCGTCACCGTCGAACTGATCAACTCGGCGAACGGTTCGCTGGTCGCGACGACGATCACCGACGCCGCCGGCCATTATCTGTTCGATAACCTCAAAGCCGGCATCTATCAGGTCGAATTCGTCACTCCCAACGGCTATGCGTTGACGACGCAGAGCCCCCTGGCGCCGGATGCCGCCAACAACGACAGCGACGCGGCCGCCAGCAACCTGACCGGCGTGGTGTCCCTGTCGATCGGCGAGGCCCAACGCAATATCGACGCGGGCCTGGTCGACACCGGCACGGCCTCGCTGGGCGACACGGTCTGGTTCGATGCCAACAAGGACGGCGTGCGGAACGCTGGCGAGCAAGGCGCCGCCGGCCTGACCGTCAGCCTGATCGATGCGGGCACCGGCGCGGCGCTGGCGACGACCGTCACCAACGCCAACGGCCAGTATCTGTTCGACCATCTCGACGCCGGCAACTACCAGGTGCGGTTCACGACGGCGGACGGTTATGCCTTCACGACGGCGAGCGCGACGGCGCCGGATGCGGTCAACAATGACAGCGACGCCCGCGCGGGCGGCCTGACCGGCGTGATCAGTCTCGCCGCAGGCGAGGCCGAACGCGATGTGGATGCGGGCCTGGTCGACACCGGCACGGCCTCGCTGGGCGACACGGTCTGGTTCGACGCCAACAAGGACGGCGTGCGGAACGCTGGCGAGCAAGGCGCCGCGGGCCTGACCGTCAGCCTGATCGACGCGGGCACCGGCGCGGTGCTGGCGTCGACCGCCACCGACGCCGCCGGCCAGTATCTGTTCGACCATCTCGACGCCGGCAACTACCAGGTGCGGTTCACGACGGCGGACGGTTATGCCTTCACGACGGCGAGCGCGGCGGCGCCGGATGCGGTCAACAATGACAGCGACGCCCGCGCGGCGGCGGATGCTCGCCGCAGGCAGCTGCGATGGCGACGCACGGCCTCGCTGGGCGACACGGTCTGCCTGCCACCAACGAGCGCCGGCCTGACCGATCGGCGCGTGCTGCGGACCGTCAAACGCCGGCCAGTATCGCGACCATCTCGACGCCGGCAACTACGCGCGGCCTGGTCCTTCACGACGGCGAGGCGGCGCCGGATGCGGTCAACAATGACAGCGACGCCTGCGCGGGGCGGCCTGACTGGCGTGATCAGTCTCGGCCGAACGCGATGTGGATGCCACCGGCACGCCTCGCTGGGCGACACGGTCTGGTTCGACGCCAACAAGGACGGCGTGCGGAACGCTGGCGAGCAAGGCGCCGCGGGCCTGACCGTCAGCCTGATCGACGCGGGCACCGGCGCGGTGCTGGCGTCGACCGCCACCGACGCCGCCGGCCAGTATCTGTTCGACCATCTCGACGCCGGCAACTACCAGGTGCGGTTCACGACGGCGGACGGTTATGCCTTCACGACGGCGAGCGCGGCGGCGCCGGATGCGGTCAACAATGACAGCGACGCCCGCGCGGGCGGCCTGACCGGCGTGATCAGTCTCGCCGCAGGCCAGGCCGAGCGCGATGTGGATGCGGGCCTGGTGCAGTTGAATGCCGCGCCGGTCGCGATGGACGATGCGGACCAGACCTGCGCGGACACCCCTGTGACGGTCGACGTGCTGGCCAACGACACGGATGCCGATGGGAACAGCCTGACCATCACCTCGGTCGACGGCCAGTCGATTGCCGATGGGCAGACCGTCACCGCGTCGGACGGCGTGCAAATCACCTTGTCCGGCGGAGAGTTGGTTTTCGATGCGACCGGCACGGCCTATGAGGACGCGCTGGTCGGGACCGACACGGGCGCCAGCTATGCCTATACCGTCAGCGACGGCCTTGGCGGCGTCGACAGCGCCACTGTCGACATCACCTTCCACGGCACCACCAACACACTGGGGACCATCGAAACCAGCCTGCCGACCAGCGGCACGCTGGTCCTGAGCGAGGACAGGACCTATGGCGGCAGTCTGTTCGACGTGACGCTGTCGAACACCGGCGACGCCCGTTTCGACGGCGTCACCTTCGAAAGCGCCGACTGCCTCGCCTTGTTCGAGCCGATCGATGTCGGGGTCGACGTCCCCTACGACTTCTACCTCGCTGCCGAGGGTTCGGTCCCGACGGGTATTCTCGGGCATCCCGAGAATCTGGATCTGATCAACTGGATCCTGAATCAGGATTTCGCCTCGATGGACAACGGCGACGGCACCGGCCAGACCTATACCGAGGCCGAGGTACAAGGCGCGATCTGGGGCCTGACCGACGACTTCGTGTTTGTCAGCAGCGGCCTGGGCACCCAAGCCAACGCGCAGGAGATCCACGACCTGGCCGTGGCGAACGGCGAAGGCTACGCAGCCGGTGCCGGCGATCTTGTCGGACTGGTGCTCGACCCGACCCCGGAGGCCGAAGCCAATGGCAATGTCCAACCCTTGATCATCGGCGTACCCTTCGACGATCTGGCGCAGGACTGCCATACCGTATAG
- a CDS encoding RluA family pseudouridine synthase — MRDDDELRHATIPPALAGERLDRAAAALWPDLSRTRLRVLIESGDLRTDRALSPSATVREGEALSLRLPPPVASRLEPQAIPLAILYEDEAVLVIDKPPGLVVHPAPGHPDGTLVNAVLAHCGDSLAGVGGERRPGIVHRLDKDTSGVMVVAKSQAAHANLVAQFQVHSIERAYIAFVSGTPNPPQALIDLPIGRHPGDRKRMSVVARGRPARTHYTVERYFGQVAAQVRCRLETGRTHQIRVHLSHSGLPVLGDPVYLNMSSARRAALKPVEATLKSLGRQALHAAVLGFAHPLSGETVRFESDLPSDLRSLQKCLIQSYA, encoded by the coding sequence ATGCGCGACGACGACGAACTCCGCCATGCGACGATTCCGCCAGCACTGGCCGGCGAACGGCTGGACCGTGCCGCGGCAGCGTTGTGGCCCGATTTGTCGCGCACGCGGCTGCGCGTCCTGATCGAGAGCGGCGACCTGCGGACGGACCGGGCGCTTTCCCCGTCGGCGACGGTGCGGGAAGGAGAGGCGCTGAGCCTGCGCCTGCCGCCGCCCGTGGCGTCGCGGTTGGAACCGCAGGCCATTCCGCTTGCGATTCTCTATGAAGACGAGGCCGTGCTGGTGATCGACAAGCCGCCGGGCCTGGTGGTGCATCCGGCGCCCGGGCACCCGGACGGAACCCTGGTCAACGCCGTTCTGGCCCATTGCGGCGACAGCCTGGCGGGTGTCGGCGGCGAGCGGCGCCCCGGGATTGTCCACCGTCTCGACAAGGACACCAGCGGCGTCATGGTGGTCGCCAAGAGCCAGGCCGCGCATGCGAACCTGGTGGCGCAATTCCAGGTGCATTCGATCGAACGCGCCTACATCGCCTTCGTTTCCGGAACGCCCAATCCGCCGCAGGCCCTGATCGACCTGCCCATCGGCCGCCATCCGGGCGACCGCAAGCGCATGAGCGTCGTCGCCCGCGGCCGGCCCGCCCGGACCCATTATACGGTCGAACGCTATTTCGGACAGGTGGCGGCGCAGGTGCGCTGCCGGCTGGAGACCGGGCGCACCCATCAGATCCGGGTGCACCTGTCGCATTCCGGCCTGCCGGTGCTGGGGGATCCGGTCTACCTCAATATGTCGAGCGCGCGCCGTGCCGCCCTGAAGCCGGTGGAGGCTACGCTCAAATCCCTAGGGCGGCAGGCGCTGCATGCGGCGGTTCTGGGCTTTGCCCATCCATTAAGCGGTGAAACCGTCCGTTTCGAGAGCGATCTGCCCTCAGATTTGCGTTCACTGCAAAAATGTTTGATCCAATCCTACGCTTAA
- the rpoH gene encoding RNA polymerase sigma factor RpoH, with translation MAVPATIPAISAEGNLTRYLQEIRKFPMLDPDEEFMLAKRWQEHEDVEAVHKMVTSHLRLVAKIAMGYRGYGLPVGELISEGNVGMMQAVKRFDPDRGFRLATYAMWWIRASIQEYILHSWSLVKMGTTAAQKKLFFNLRKIKGQLKALDDGDLSPENVEKIATRLQVSQDDVISMNRRLSGGDQSLNAPLRIDGDGEWQDWLEDESDSQEVLIGEEEELDHRRRMLGEAMECLNARERHILTERRLKDDPATLEDLSHEYGISRERVRQIEVRAFEKLQRAMRAAAIQENLAAKKASEAYLVG, from the coding sequence ATGGCTGTTCCGGCAACGATTCCTGCAATTTCCGCCGAGGGGAACCTGACCCGGTATCTGCAGGAAATCCGCAAATTCCCGATGTTGGATCCCGACGAGGAATTCATGCTGGCCAAGCGCTGGCAGGAGCACGAGGACGTGGAAGCCGTCCACAAAATGGTGACCAGCCATTTGCGGCTGGTGGCGAAGATTGCCATGGGCTATCGCGGCTACGGCCTGCCGGTTGGCGAGCTGATCTCGGAAGGCAATGTCGGGATGATGCAGGCGGTGAAACGCTTCGACCCCGACCGTGGCTTCCGTCTGGCGACCTATGCCATGTGGTGGATCCGCGCCTCGATCCAGGAATACATTCTGCATTCCTGGTCGCTGGTGAAAATGGGCACCACGGCGGCGCAAAAGAAGCTGTTTTTCAACCTGCGCAAGATCAAGGGCCAGTTGAAGGCGCTGGACGACGGCGACCTCAGCCCGGAAAACGTCGAGAAGATCGCGACCCGGCTCCAGGTGAGCCAGGACGACGTGATCTCGATGAACCGGCGCCTGTCCGGCGGCGACCAGTCGCTGAACGCGCCGCTGCGCATCGATGGCGACGGCGAATGGCAGGATTGGCTGGAGGACGAGTCCGACAGCCAGGAAGTGCTGATCGGCGAGGAGGAGGAACTCGACCATCGTCGCCGCATGCTGGGCGAGGCGATGGAGTGCCTGAACGCGCGCGAGCGGCACATCCTGACCGAGCGGCGCCTGAAGGACGATCCGGCGACCCTGGAAGATCTGAGTCACGAATACGGCATCAGCCGCGAGCGCGTGCGCCAGATCGAGGTGCGGGCGTTCGAGAAGCTGCAACGGGCGATGCGCGCCGCGGCGATCCAGGAAAACCTGGCCGCCAAAAAGGCCTCGGAGGCGTATCTGGTAGGGTAA
- a CDS encoding endonuclease, with product MQTGYDQIQMERAAERYRKARAAIAAVQQALKDGKTPLELDRHERVGKRLRRLGFRELAAELKPEEAMQPARAAIALADHDETARVGLERVLGQNNLTGVRYLSHGNRASRAVGRIRIRDASQRIVGYGTGFLVSPQLVLTNHHVLQTAIDAQNSQLEMDYEEGPLGAMRQSVLFPLEPSRFFVSDFNLDFALVAVGRTAGGTEPRSYGWHRLIGEEGKVLVGEPLNIIQHPNGGPKQIAFRDNRLLHLTDDPDLFLHYSTDTEPGSSGSPVFNDAWEVVALHHSGVPETDASGQIVRPIKWVANEGVRASRIVRHLRSLTLAPDRQRLIDEALTLHPRRLETDTPTASGSTGAATVGGQVAFTLPLQVSFGANGAKIDVGAPTVRVGPAPPETGTGTGTGVGTPPTPVPPTPVPPTPPEPPLPGVDTEYYDAAADREAARRYYADIDDTADPAGLYQQLSDLLRQSHERVFSYSEARLDHLYPVIDRYPDGLLRSVYSGEAFPAEMIIAQERALEALLDQRRTELLAIESTRSDEDIADELAEFEAALPFNCEHVVPQSWFDKKNPMRTDLHHLFTCESRCNSFRSNHPYTDFPDFGEAVRGDCGKIDGHNFEPGFNKGAVARATLYFLLRYPGFVNDTSNEFSADRIPILLDWHRQSPPADSPWELHRNATVATAQGNRNPLIDRPDWADTIAFARGLG from the coding sequence ATGCAGACGGGTTATGACCAGATCCAGATGGAACGCGCGGCCGAACGCTACCGCAAGGCCCGAGCCGCGATCGCCGCGGTCCAGCAAGCCCTGAAGGACGGCAAGACGCCCCTGGAACTGGACCGGCACGAGCGGGTCGGCAAGCGCCTGCGCCGGCTGGGCTTCCGCGAGCTGGCGGCCGAACTGAAGCCCGAAGAGGCGATGCAGCCCGCGCGCGCCGCCATTGCCCTGGCGGACCACGACGAAACCGCCCGCGTCGGGCTGGAGCGGGTGCTGGGCCAGAACAATCTGACCGGCGTCCGCTATCTCTCGCACGGCAACCGGGCCTCGCGGGCGGTGGGGCGTATCCGCATTCGCGACGCCTCCCAACGCATTGTCGGCTACGGCACCGGCTTCCTCGTCTCGCCGCAACTGGTGCTGACGAACCATCACGTGCTGCAAACCGCCATCGACGCGCAGAACAGCCAGCTTGAAATGGACTATGAGGAAGGCCCGCTGGGGGCGATGCGGCAGAGCGTGCTGTTCCCGCTGGAGCCTTCGCGCTTTTTCGTGTCCGATTTCAACCTGGACTTTGCGCTGGTCGCCGTCGGGCGGACCGCTGGCGGAACCGAGCCGCGGTCCTATGGCTGGCACAGGCTGATCGGCGAAGAGGGCAAGGTGCTGGTCGGCGAACCGCTCAACATCATCCAGCACCCGAATGGCGGCCCGAAGCAGATCGCGTTCCGCGACAACCGGCTGTTGCACCTGACCGACGACCCGGACCTGTTCCTGCACTACTCCACCGACACCGAGCCCGGCTCCAGCGGCTCGCCGGTGTTCAACGACGCCTGGGAGGTGGTGGCCCTGCACCATTCCGGCGTTCCGGAGACCGATGCCAGCGGGCAGATCGTGCGCCCGATCAAATGGGTCGCGAACGAGGGCGTCCGCGCATCGCGCATCGTCCGCCATTTGCGCTCGCTGACCCTGGCACCCGACCGCCAGCGGCTGATCGACGAGGCGCTGACCCTGCATCCGCGGCGGCTGGAGACCGACACGCCGACCGCGAGCGGTTCGACCGGCGCCGCCACCGTGGGCGGTCAGGTCGCCTTCACCTTGCCGCTCCAGGTCAGTTTCGGCGCGAATGGGGCCAAGATCGACGTCGGCGCGCCGACGGTTCGGGTCGGCCCCGCCCCGCCGGAGACGGGCACGGGTACCGGAACGGGAGTCGGTACGCCGCCAACCCCGGTGCCACCAACCCCGGTACCGCCCACCCCGCCGGAGCCGCCATTGCCCGGTGTCGATACCGAATATTATGACGCAGCGGCGGATCGGGAAGCCGCGCGCCGGTATTACGCGGACATCGACGACACCGCGGACCCGGCCGGGCTCTATCAGCAATTGTCGGACCTGTTGCGCCAAAGCCACGAGCGCGTGTTCAGCTACTCCGAAGCGCGGCTCGATCACCTCTATCCCGTCATCGACCGCTATCCGGACGGCCTGCTGCGCAGCGTCTATTCCGGCGAGGCGTTTCCGGCAGAAATGATCATCGCCCAGGAGCGCGCGCTGGAGGCCCTGCTCGACCAACGCCGCACGGAATTGCTGGCCATCGAGTCCACTCGCAGCGACGAGGACATCGCCGACGAACTGGCCGAGTTCGAGGCCGCCCTGCCCTTCAATTGCGAGCACGTGGTGCCGCAATCCTGGTTCGACAAGAAGAACCCGATGCGGACCGACCTGCACCACCTGTTCACCTGCGAATCGCGCTGCAACAGCTTCCGCTCGAACCACCCCTACACCGACTTCCCGGATTTCGGCGAGGCCGTCCGCGGCGATTGCGGCAAGATCGACGGCCACAATTTCGAGCCGGGCTTCAACAAAGGGGCGGTGGCGCGCGCCACCCTGTATTTCCTGCTGCGCTATCCCGGCTTCGTCAACGACACCAGCAACGAGTTCAGCGCCGACCGCATCCCCATCCTCCTGGACTGGCACCGGCAATCGCCGCCCGCCGACTCTCCCTGGGAGTTGCATCGCAACGCAACGGTTGCGACCGCGCAGGGCAACCGCAATCCCCTGATCGACCGCCCGGACTGGGCCGACACGATCGCCTTCGCTCGCGGCCTCGGCTGA
- a CDS encoding VOC family protein — protein sequence MSVGLLDHYNIRTAKLAETVGFYEKVLGLKDGDRPNFAFPGAWLYSEGRPVLHLIDISGSGEGQKDGTGCIDHIAFVSNGFEAMKTHLESTGYEYEARIVPGGKLWQIFVRDPNGLLIELNYDAAAEQAA from the coding sequence ATGTCCGTCGGCTTGCTCGACCACTACAATATTCGCACGGCCAAACTGGCCGAAACGGTGGGCTTTTATGAGAAGGTCCTGGGCCTGAAGGACGGCGACCGGCCGAATTTTGCCTTCCCCGGCGCCTGGCTCTACAGCGAAGGCCGCCCGGTGCTGCATCTGATCGACATTTCCGGCAGCGGCGAAGGGCAGAAGGACGGTACCGGCTGCATCGATCATATCGCCTTTGTCAGCAATGGCTTCGAGGCGATGAAAACGCATCTGGAGTCGACCGGCTACGAATACGAGGCGCGCATCGTGCCGGGCGGCAAGCTCTGGCAGATTTTCGTGCGCGACCCGAACGGGCTGCTGATCGAGCTGAACTACGACGCTGCCGCCGAACAGGCCGCCTGA